The following are from one region of the Gadus chalcogrammus isolate NIFS_2021 chromosome 19, NIFS_Gcha_1.0, whole genome shotgun sequence genome:
- the LOC130372245 gene encoding LOW QUALITY PROTEIN: actin nucleation-promoting factor WASL-like (The sequence of the model RefSeq protein was modified relative to this genomic sequence to represent the inferred CDS: deleted 2 bases in 1 codon), whose translation MSGHPSQRRQPSAGSILLTPQENECLFNHLGRKCMALASAVVQVYTAERGSNWTKRSCGVACLVKDNPMRSYFIRVFDLKEAKMTFEQELYNNFNFNTSKSYFITFPGDTCQVGLNFASEEEAKRFRAGVTDLVGRRQRKSEKRRDPPNGPALPMATVDIKNPEIHNAPGGGHRYHNNSQVNNIVLSSFPKKEKKVKGGKKKRLTKADIGTPSNFQHIGHVGWDPNTGFDLNNLDPELKHLFDMCGISEAQLKDKETSKVIYEFIEKKGGVEAVKNELRRQAPPPPPSRGGPPPPPPPPPPRLGPSLPPPARGRGAPPPPPPSRAPTSAPPPPPPSRGTGGPPPPPPPPPSRVSLPPPPPPSHACMPPAPPPPPPISSAGGGGGAPAPPPPPPPPPGPPPPAPPPMSESVDSGDGEGGGKSALLNQIREGRQLKKVDSQKERPVSSNTGRDSLLEQIRQGIQLKAKVEGEGPAPNAAPSAGIVGALMEVMQKRSKAIHSSDEDDDDDEDEDFEDDDEWED comes from the exons GCGCTGGCCTCTGCAGTGGTCCAGGTCTACACCGCGGAACGGGGCTCCAACTGGACCAAGAGGAGTTGTGGGGTGGCCTGTCTGGTGAAGGACAACCCCATGAGGTCCTACTTCATCAGGGTCTTTGACCTCAAG GAGGCCAAGATGACCTTCGAACAGGAGCTGTACAACAATTTCAACTTCAACACATCTAAGTCCTACTTTATCACGTTTCCCGGGGAC ACCTGTCAGGTGGGCCTGAACTTTGCCAGCGAAGAGGAGGCCAAGCGGTTCCGGGCCGGGGTGACCGACCTGgtggggaggagacagaggaagtCTG AGAAAAGACGCGACCCTCCAAATG GTCCGGCGTTGCCGATGGCGACCGTGGACATCAAGAACCCCGAGATCCACAACGCCCCGGGGGGCGGGCACCGTTACCATAACAACTCCCAGGTGAACAACATCGtgctctcctccttccccaagaaggagaagaaggtgaagggcgggaagaagaagaggctgacCAAGGCGGACATCGGCACGCCCAGCAACTTCCA GCACATTGGACACGTGGGCTGGGATCCCAACACAGGCTTTGAT CTGAACAACCTGGACCCCGAGCTCAAGCACCTGTTCGACATGTGCGGCATCTCGGAGGCCCAGCTGAAGGACAAAGAGACGTCCAAGGTCATCTACGAGTTCATCGAGAAGAAGGGCGGCGTGGAGGCGGTGAAGAACGAGCTCAGGAGACAAG ccccccctccccctccctcgagaggcggcccccctccacccccgcccccccccccaccacggctcggcccctcc ctcccccccccggcccgcGGACGCggcgcccccccaccccctcccccgtcccggGCGCCCACCTCGGCTccgcctcccccgcccccctcccgcgGCACGGGcgggcccccccctcccccacctcccccccccagccgcgtctccctcccgcctcccccgccgccctccCACGCCTGCATGCCGccggctcccccccctccccctcccatctcctccgccggtggtgggggcggagccccggcccctcctcccccgccgccgcctccgcccggcccccctcccccggctcctccccccaTGTCGGAGAGCGTGGACAGCGGGGACGGCGAGGGCGGGGGTAAGTCGGCCCTGCTCAACCAGATCCGCGAGGGCCGGCAGCTCAAGAAGGTGGACAGCCAGAAGGAGCGGCCGGTGTCGTCCAACACGGGGCGCGACTCGCTGCTGGAACAGATCCGCCAGGGCATCCAGCTCAAGGCC AAGGTGGAGGGCGAAGGGCCAGCCCCCAACGCCGCCCCCTCTGCGGGCATCGTAGGGGCCCTGATGGAGGTGATGCAGAAGAGGAGCAAGGCCATCCACTCCTCAG AtgaggacgatgatgatgacgaagaTGAGGActttgaggacgatgacgaatGGGAAGACTAG
- the LOC130372244 gene encoding protein FAM133-like — protein MNILLVPLHNVVLKCELFQGEAKLAVRPALPIPGVTLILGNDLVGAKVWAGVPPPPAVVTSVPLVTEEDDEGEKKSVKKKRKRKKSSARKASDGSAAESDAESKKKKKIKEEGDEKDEKSRHRKRKAERIHKDSSSGSSVVSEGEEAVDAKKKNRSSEEKDRITKSKKKRRKKHKKHGRKSKKRTASGSEHD, from the coding sequence ATGAATATTTTGTTGGTTCCCTTGCATAATGTTGTCCTAAAATGTGAACTGTTCCAGGGAGAAGCAAAGCTCGCTGTGCGCCCAGCACTGCCTATTCCGGGTGTGACGCTGATCCTGGGCAACGACCTAGTGGGTGCTAAGGTCTGGGCTGGggtcccgccgccgccggcagTGGTGACCTCTGTTCCCTTGGTAAcagaggaagatgatgagggTGAAAAGAAGAGTGTAAAGAAGAAGCGGAAAAGGAAGAAGTCGTCGGCCAGGAAAGCTTCAGACGGCTCGGCTGCAGAGTCTGATGCGgagagcaagaagaagaagaaaatcaaGGAGGAAGGTGATGAGAAGGACGAGAAGAGCCGGCACAGGAAGAGAAAGGCGGAGCGAATTCACAAGGACTCTTCCTCAGGGTCCTCGGTGGTCTCTGAAGGGGAAGAGGCTGTTGACGCCAAGAAGAAAAATAGAAGCAGTGAAGAGAAGGACAGAATAACAAAATCCAAGAAGAAGAGGCGGAAGAAGCACAAGAAGCACGGGAGGAAGAGTAAGAAGAGGACGGCGTCGGGCTCGGAGCACGACTAG
- the LOC130372607 gene encoding E3 ubiquitin-protein ligase TRIM39-like: protein MASATSWSEENFSCSICLDVFDSPVTTACGHNFCRTCITKVWDEQVQFKCPLCNELFRTRPDLRINTFLSELSTQFRTSERVNKQHCVKPGEVPCDFCTGTQLKAVKSCLMCLISYCQTHLEPHHRVAGLKKHRLVEPMDCLEERMCKKHNQLLELFCRTEQVSVCQFCTEDDHKSHPVVPLKEEYEVKTAQLGKIEAEVPQMIQERKLKIKEIKEADRQINALISHVEKWRDDFNKTIKEKRKSTKKQTEDLVKELEQEIEDLTNRSSEVKQLSHTKDHLHFLQAFRSLKDPPPTRDWTTVEVRTQSYIRTIRSSLDQLEETLNMEMKKLPHDAELKRVQQYAVDLTLDPDTAHPELILDGKGVHDGGLKKTLRHSLKRFVNCLCVVTRQRFSSGRFYFEVQVKDKTAWCLGVVRASLSRSGWIILTPETGCWTLFYDKDGLVFRDDPNVRLPLRAALQKVGVFVDYDEGLVSFYDVKARVLIYSATGCTFSEPLYPYLRPCSGYGGTNSAPLIISPVNKTVI, encoded by the coding sequence atggcctctgctacttcttggtctgaagagaacttttcatgttccatctgtctggatgtattCGACAGCCCAGTTACCAccgcatgtggacacaacttctgcagaacctgtattactaaggtctgggatgaacaagtccagTTCAAATGTCCTCTTTGCAATGAGCTTTTCCGCACAAGACCTGATTTACGGATCAATACCTTCTTATCAGAGTTGTCTACTCAGTTTAGAACGTCTGAACGAGTAAACAAGCagcattgtgttaaaccaggcgaagttccctgtgacttctgtactgggacccagctgaaggccgtgaagtcctgcctgatgtgtcttatctcttactgtcaaacccacctggagccacatcatagagtcgcaggcctgaagaaacatcggcttgTCGAGCCTATGGACTGTCTGGAAGaaaggatgtgtaagaaacacaatcaactactggagctcttctgcaggACTGAACAGGTGTCTGTATGCCAGTTCTGCACAGAGGAtgaccacaagtcccatcctgttgttcctctaaaggaggaatatgaagtgaagacggcccagcttgggaagatagaggctgaagttccacagatgatccaggagagaaaactaaagattaaggagatcaaagaggcagacagacagatcaatGCTCTGATAAGCCATGTTGAAAAGTGGCGGGATGATTTCAACAAAACGATCAAAGAGAAACGGAAATCCACAAAGAAACAAACTGAAGACCTcgtcaaagagctggagcaggagataGAAGATCTGACTAATAGAAGCTCAGaagtgaagcagctctcacacaccaaAGACCACCttcacttcctccaggccttcagatccctgaaggatcctccacccaccagggactggacgacggtggaggtccgtaCTCAGTCATACATACGTACCATAAGGAgttccctggatcagctggaggagacactgaacatggagatgaagaagctgcctcatgatgctgaactgaagagggtccagcagtatgcaGTAGAtttgactctggatcctgatacagctcatcccgAGCTCATCCTGGATGGGAAAGGAGTACATGATGGAGGTTTAAAGAAGACACTCCGACACAGCTTAAAGAGATTTGTAAATTGTTTATGTGTTGTCACAAGGCAgcgcttctcctcagggagattttactttgaggtccaggttaaagacaagactgcatGGTGTTTAGGAGTGGTCAGAGCTTCGCTCAGCAGAAGTGGTTGGATCATATTGACCCCTGAGACGGGTTGTTGGACTCTCTTCTACGACAAGGATGGGTTGGTATTTAGAGACGACCCTaatgtccgtctccctctgagagctgcgctccagaaggtgggggtgtttgttgattatgatgagggtctggtctccttctatgatgtgaaAGCCAGGGTTCTTATATATTCTGCTACTGGTTGCACcttcagtgagcctctctatccatacCTCCGTCCCTGTTCAGGTTATGGAGGTacaaactctgcccccctgataaTCTCACCTGTCAATAAAACAGTCATttga